Part of the Musa acuminata AAA Group cultivar baxijiao chromosome BXJ2-7, Cavendish_Baxijiao_AAA, whole genome shotgun sequence genome is shown below.
ACAGACTCAATACAGTTCACTGTGTAGTACTAGTAGTAAGGGGTTTTAATTAAGCTTTTGTAATCTTTCCGTAATGTTTTGCAGAGAATTTACTTTGATTCTCCGGAATTCATGTGATTGCACATTAAATTGCATAAGCTTGATCGTTCCGTAGTTTGATTATCTACATGCACTATGAATTAACTAACATAATGAGATAACATAAATAGTTTAATATTTTTTCTCCTGACTTTTTGagaaaaaaagatatttaaaGTACATCAAGTAAAAATTTGTATATCTGTTATTTTTCCAACAGTTGATtttaaaaaacaaagaaagaaaggtcATGTTACATAATTAACTGTGATCCAACTTCAGGAAATTGTATGAAATTGATGCCATTTATCTCTCCACAGCTAAAATTTCATGTGATTGGTTGATAATTTAAAGCTTAACAAAGAAGTCACcttcaaatataaaaattcagATTTAACAATATTCTCTACTGTAGGTTTGGAATCTATTTGAAGGATGTTTTGTCGTGAGAATTCTTCACCTACCCAGAATGAACCCAGCATTTGATAGGTAGCCTTTTTAGATGCTAGAAAATAAAACATGAGGTTCAATTTCAATCTATGCTGTTCACAACTTTTGAATGGATGTTACTGGTCAATGTACAACCTTCTCAGATGCATAATATAGAAGACAAAACATCAATTTGTATCTCTGCTAAATTCACAATATGCATAATATAGAAGATAAAACATGAATTTGTATCTCTGCTAAATTCACAAGATGCATACTAGAGAAATAAAATGAGTTTCTATGATATTCCACAACTTCTGAACGATACTGCTTGTCAATTCGGCTGTAATATGAGTTTCTATGCTCAGTGGTACGGATCATGAAAGGTTTGTGCAGTTGCTAGTACAAAGCTCTCATGAAGCAAGAAGCATGCCAACCAATAGCCTGACCTAATTTTCCTCCTCTTCATAATGGGTCATGAATCCCGGTGCCGAACCTGACTTCCATGTACAACCTCACATGGCGCCCCCCTGCTACCAATCTAAGGCACTTTTGTATTGTATTGTATCTCTAGATCTTAAAGCACCATCAATGGTGGTTTGGAGGCTATGCAGCACATGCAAAGCCATGTTTTCTTTTCTCCACGATTGGAGTTTCTGCTTAATATTGTATTTGTTCTTTAGTGAATGACTCAGTGCTCCAAAAATATATTGTTCAAATAAGATCTCTCTACCTCTATGCAAATTtttagttcacacacaaaaatcttgcattttcttgacttctgAAAGCTAAAAAGTTACTGACTGTtaatcatatttaaaaaaaaaatactcacCTTGAAATTTTTAGTGGAATTCTTTGTGCCGTATAAGAGCATCTCAGAAAACTCAAAAAAACAATCTGCTACAGTACCTTGACTGCATGCCTGATCTAGATGATGAGTCTGACAAAATAGGACATGAAGTGACAGATTGCTTGCAAGAAGTCGCAAGAGGCTTATTTGTCTCTATCGGACAGGCTGTGATTGAGAGACAAGTCAGTCCCTGATTATATGCGCTGAAAAAACCAGCAACATCCTGCAGTGTTATACTAATTAACTGATGCTGTTTCGGTTGTTAGGTGGTCGTGCATGGTTTAAGCAAAACAACGCAAGGGTTCTGATAATGAAACCACACTTCTAAGCTAAGATTTCTTCTGTAGCGTCTAGGGATAAAGATTATCTTCCTTAAATACTCAAATTAGTCCCAAACTCCCCCATCTGCAGATTACATATAGTAGTTTCTCATATTCTCTCTCTGGCAACTAATTGATCTGATAGTATTCAATGCTTTCCTTCGATTGAAAATACCGACCTATAGCCTACAGTTTATTTCAAATGGCTTAGTGTTGAAAATTACTGGTGTGGACTCGGTCATAGAACACATGAGATGAAGAAATAGTTTGGCAAGGCGATGCAGAATTCTGTTTGTCAATGGCTTAGTCAAAATCCATGTAATTGATTAGCAGGATTGTCTGACTTTGGGAGAGTTGTATAATTACAGGGGAGAAGTGGTTCGATATCTGCATAAGAGTTAAATGTCTTCTGCTAtaagaaaacaaataataatCAAATTGCTCTGTTAGAGGTCCAGCACAAATCCATTGAGCTTAAGGATCATACCCAAGATTTTTAGGATTATTTTTGGGTTGGTTTAAAGATTTATGCACATTATGAATATAGATCAAGAATTCATATTTTGATCGGCTTTTGTGACCTCAATAATGATTGGATAAGGGTTAAAAGAAAACCAACCTTAATCGTGTTTTCTTCACTGTTTTAAGTTAACCCATGAGTTGGTATATAATTTTAGATGCTCGAGTATTATTCAAGGAAAGAGGTCAATTTAGGGCATCAATCAAGAAACGAAAGATATGATGTAATTATTCTCATTCATTAGAAACGCCAAAAAGATTAATCAAAGGAGAAGTTAAATGAAGGTACCTTCAAGAACAAACCCtcgatttgatctcaagaacaccATCTCGGTCGCAGCGAATGAACTTGGACGCCGGGAAGAGTATTCCGGTCAAGCAGAGAAGGAAATTGGTGACGAGATAGGGGGAGGGACCCACCAGTCACCGCAGGCGCGTCGCCGGCTCTGGTCGGCGGCGACGGATGAAGTGAAGAGGGGGCTGACGAAGAGGCCGCGGAAGAAGAGGCAGCAGAGCTCGAGGGCCTCGCGCTTGAGCCCTTCCATCTGAGACTCGAGCGCCGATGCTAGAGgtagaggaggaggtggtggtggtggctagGGCTTGGGAGATTTAGGTCAGAAGATGGTGTTCGATCGCGGCGGCGTCTGCTATGGGGATATCGACGACGACATGAAGCGTGCTTGCTGGCTCTGCCATAGGTCGAAGAAATGGGAAGAGAGCAGAAAAGGGGAGTAGTTGCCGTGTAATTGGAATAAACGAGACTGAGATCGAGAGAGCAGAGATTTAGTTGAGGAAGTAACGGAAAAGAACAGAGAGGTTGAATTGGAGGCGACGGCTTCCGGGTATCGTGGAAGGGCTCAAGATGGGTGCAACGGTCGAACACTTTGCAGGCGTGTATCAACGGTCGAATACTGGGTATTTAAACATCCCATTTGACCGTTGGGGGGCGTGGCGGGTTCTTGGAGAACTGCCCTAAGCGCACATGGTGTggtgaggatatatatatatatatatatatatatatatatatagtgtttttaTCTATTATACTGTTTTGACCACCACAATAAAAACATTGTAAAGTttacttaaaaatattgtaagTGATCTAAACATACTTCTAACCATAATCAAACCAATTATAAGCCTAGAAATATGGTATGATAATATTTAATAAGCAATGATAATCAAAGAGGCATGATATAatgttatttataatatttttaatgatatttatagtatttttagtatatcaataaaatactataattaCTATTGAAAAACATTgtaaatgagtcaaataaaaGCACTATAACAattgaaaattaataaaaaatggaCGAAAAAATTTGACAAAAAAACTTTGAAGGGTAAGttggatattttttaaattaggggtattgtttgaaaaaaaataaaagagggagTATATTTTGAGAAATAGGCAAAATATAAGTATTTCTTAGaaaaatcactatatatatatatatatatatatatatatatatatatatatatatatatctttgattGTTTAGAATATCTATTCTCCTCTTTCTAGCCTatccaattcaaaatttttttctAAGATTATTGAATGATTATGATTGTCCAATACAATGACTAAGTTGGGAGCTCATAGTAATCTACTATTAAATCAAAGTGTTAGGAAGTCTCGGGTTTAAGTAAAGATTCTCTAAAAATCAATATTTAAGTTAAGTTAATAAAGGATTTGCATGATTCGGTCAAGTAgctaaaataaaaaacataagaGAGAAAAAAGTCCCTAAGAACGCAACTAAAGAGTTAAGATTATACTAAATATTAGAAATGATTGTGTGTATTGTTCAACCATTTGATTCTGCAGCTAACCAATTTTATATGAAGTTATAAAGTTATAAAGGGTGGCATAATATTGATTGAGTGAGATCTGAGTGTTAGAGTAATTTATTGATTGAGTGAGCATaaaatatcatttatcacatcttGTTTCCTATGTTAGTTACATAACCataattgataaaatataaaagatgATTTGGTATGAAAGGGTGGCATAATATTGCCATATTTTCTCTCCCTTTTGGCAGTGTAATTTGAACAAAGTGAACAGGCATTACATTGCATTGTCTTGAAAACTTCAAACAATGGCCATTCCATATGTTGGCAAACTTAACATTCCTCAATCACAAAACCACCACCTGAATCACATTTGAACTGTGTGCAATGCCATCCAAGAAGACATTTGATGGTTGGGATAAGCATCACAAAAGCAGTCAATGTCAGAAATTATTGAACGATTGTATCAAGTCCATTTCTTTGGCCATGGTTTTCCAATTTGTATGGTGTCTACAGCTCAACTTTTTGCAGTGCTCAACCCATTACTATTTATCAATGGTTGGCATCAGATGGAGAATAAATACCTAATTGCAACACACACACAGGTAATGTGGACCTTTGATTTGACAGGACTTGTTATTGCTTCCCAACAAAATCTCCATTCTTAAGTTTCCTTTTGTTTGGACTAAATGCAATTTTCTTGCATGGTAAAATTGATTGATGTACTCAATTTGTGAACTCAGTTGGCCTTCTACTTTTCTTGTGTAAGCTGTCATATTTCTTTTGCAATATGTATAATATTCCAATGGATAAACAATCCAAACTATAGCATAGTTGACAAAGCTTCCAATCTCAGCAGCTCATACTTCGAAATAGCACCAAAAAGACATGATTTGTTCTTGCAATTTGTGTTAATCCTAGACTTGCAAACGATATCATCAGACTTAGTGGTCATTGAGATTCGTGCTGGATCATCTACACGTCATTTTAAGGAGATGGTAACAAAACAGAAGTAGCATTAAATTAAGGGGAAAAAAAGCTGTTAATTCAATTTAATATGAACTTAATTTCCGCCGATTTCTGTTGCTCGGAGACAGGCAGTGACAgtgaggggggagagagagagggagcggTCGAATTCGTTTGGCCTCTCGGGTTGGTTTATGTAGTTATGGACGCGAACCGGGCCCGGGTTGATTTCCATGCAAGATCTAGTCGGTGCATCAGAACCGTTCGATATAAAAAGGCACGGAAGGTTGTAACCTCCGTCCCCGAGAAAACCTTCTCGAACCAATAAATGCCGATGCGACGAGGCCCAAAACATTGCGTCTCTTGAAAGCATTCTTCGTTGAAGATTTCGCCCGATCGGGGCTCGAATCCGGGGGTAAGTCTGACTCTCTTGTATGAATTGATCCGACCTGGCGTTCGTTCTGTGTGTGGGTTTCTGATTTGTCTAGCCAATCTTTGGTACATTGAAGATCCAATCTGTTTTCACCGCCTAATCCGGTGTATTCTGATTCCGTTTGCTAAAGCCTTTCTTCCGCAATCTTGTTTTTCTTGGGCGAAAAGACGGTAAAATCTCCAAATTTTGACCTTTTTGTTCTTCGTGAGGAGGGAAAATTGTCCTGCAATCAAGAgtctgattttttttgtttcgtTTGATAATTAGTTGTTAAGTCCGATAGGAAATAATTTTGAGGGAAGGAaagattaataattaattttgaaGGATGGAGAGCATATGATCATATATATGTCTAAATCCACATGCGTTTCGGAATTTATCCTATCAATGAAAATTTTCGGAGATTTCATTCATACTGTTGTGTTGTTTTCCTGTTACTATGAACTACTAAGATTATTCAATTCGATGGCTTTGGGTTTATACGAAATTATGTTACTACTGTGTACTGTTGTACATTATGTTATCATACGCTTTTATTTTGTCCATACACCATTTGTTCTTGATTCTTATAAGGAAATATGTTTGCTTCTGAAAGCTGAGTTATTGTGTATATGATTTTATGTTGTTTCAGGTCGAACTGTTTGTTGCTTTTGGTACTTTGACGTTGTGGATAAAGATTGGCTTTGGTGTTAAACTTTATCTCTTGCAAGGTGGAAATGAGCAACGGCTACCACAGACCTGAAAAGCCTGCCTCAGGTTTATATAAAGATATTCCGTGCCATTTGTTACTCATCAGTGACACATAACTggtgttattttttttttctttttttcacaaagaataaaaagaaccttAAAGGTTGAATCTATTTTGTCTAACTTCTTTAATACCAAGGAACATGTGTTTTCGTTAGGATAACTTTATGTAAGTGGGGAAATTGTATGCCTTTTTGGAATAAGGGGAATTCACTGTTCTGCTGCTTGTCACAATTGACAATCAGGTAGGTGGGCAGCAAATTTTGTATTACTCTATTTATGTGGGAATATGCATTAGTACCTTCTGGTATGAGgtatgatggtgaacttgaaaatGTGAATTACGTGCTTATATGTGGAGTGCAATTTTGATGACCTTTGGTTTATTTGAATATCAGATTATTCTAAAAAGATGGGGAATGTTGTTCGAGGAGTCTGATTAGAGAAAACAGGATAACAAACTTGTAGCATTTTACATTCTTTTTGTGCATCACCATTTACAGTGCAAATTATACTTTTAAAGAGTCAAAGTATTTAAAACTCGTTGGCTTAGGCAATTTGACATGGTGTTGATGTtttatttgttttgttttctgtctttcttgctttttatgcatccttattttatgttttattgcTTATAGTGGTAACTGGTAAGTATTAGCTATGTAGAATTTGATTGATGCTCTTTTAGGAGTTATCTCTACATTATACCTCACTAGAAGTTATTGTCAGACATGGATATCCACTTACATCCCAAATATATAGTTGCAGAACAAGTGATGTAGCTCTATAATGCTAAAGTGCATGCAAAAAATGTCTCATTCATGTAGAATATTGTGCACATGATTATATAAAAGCATGATAGTCATGACTTCGAGAATTTTAAAATGTATTATATGTTATACTTGAACCAGAAGCTAGCTTCCATTTAAAGTGCCTCATTATAACAGGTCAAATGAGGAAATTGAAGGAGCTTATGCTCAAGAGTGACAATCGCATTTGTGCTGACTGTGGTGCTCAAGATCCAAAATGGGCGTAAGTACCGCTATTTATCATGTTTGCGAAAACTTAAGCTTCACCATGGATGTATCGCAGTAAGTAGTAAATTTGGTTATCTAAAAtctagaatatgcaagtcacaagTTTATTATGTTAATTAAATTTTTAGTATGGGATAATCAATTATAGTTGTCTTTAGCTGCGGTCACTATTTATGATCAACTGTGCCTGGAACTtctttttgtttctgttttttgTACTTGCTGTTTGAATGCATTGGTATAATCTGTCAATTAATTGATTGAGGTTATGATTATGGATAAGCATGTGAGACTCTTTACAGATAGCTGGGTTCCTGGCCCACCAAGAATATCTAAGTAGCCCTGAATGAAACTAAGAGAACAGAGAATCATCTATGTGGCATGGACACACACATGGGATACAGACTGGATATACTGGCATGCTAAATGTTACCAAGTATGGCAAGACGTGGTATCTATTAGTTCTTTAGGGGAAAGGGAAGACACGACAACTATACAACACGTTTTTTCCTATATATTGTTAAGAGTTGCATATATAGGGATGCATTTGTGTACAATTTTGACAATCTGTCATCATGTTATATGTTTAAAAAGCATGACAATCTATCACATGAAAATACAAAGGTGATGTTCTTCGTTCAAGGGGAAAGTGGATCAAAGAGACACACAAAATCTATTTGAAGatgaataaaatataaaacaaaaggcaaaagaaagaataaaaattcaATGGTGATAGTGAAGGTGGCTGCCAAAGCAGAACTTGTTTAACACCAAAATCAACAGGCGTGCACATCTAGCAGCATAAGCATCAACTCAAAACTCAAAAGGATAAAGAAAGTAGAATATCTTCATTTTAAGTTTGTCTTCTGAATTATGCTAACTACAAAAGTGGGTTTCTTTCTTGTCAGCCATGTATTCCGTGAGATAGCCAACTAAAGGCAAGTTAGTAACTTGCTAAAATCTGAACCTTAAACTCAAAGAGTTGTCATTGATTGAGGCATGGAAAGATATTCTAATTTTGTATAAGTCTTTTCCTATGTTCCTAATGGAAGGGCAGGAGTTGAAGAGATGATGAACAAATTCCTTCATTTGGGTTACAAAAGCAGCTGCCTTGGTAAATGGTGAACCTCTCTTATTGAGATTTTGCTCAGTTAAAATCTTGTTATTAGGGGCTAACCATCCAAAAATCTCACATTTTTATGGAGTGAAGGATTACTACGATTTTTCAGCAAATGGAGAAAGAGCATGCATGATAAACTCCTTCAAGAATTATATAGAAGGAGCATCGTGAAGGGATAATGACCATTTAGATTCATCACCACCAATATAGTAAGTGAACATCAGGGAGATATTCACAATCATAATATTATAAACACCAAGTCTCATATAAATAACCACTCACCGATGTTCAATATGTTGAGGAGCACCAGACAGAATATGTAAGTGTCTTGTTTGTCTACCATAGATCAGCACAATTATAGATAGTACATGTTTCCAAATACTTTTGTAGGTATATGACCCATATCTGGAAGCATCCAACAATAACCTCTGTCCAACGCAGATGACAGTGTGTGCTGATATTTTTGAGGTATATAAGACAGCATGCTACATCGTAATCTGATAAGAACTTAACCAAATATGGTACTTTGTATTGAAGAACATCAAGGATTTGTAATTATGAGACAGCAACTAGTTCATGTCATTTTATTTCTTACTCTAACTACTATGTAATGTTGCTGACTGCTTGTTCGTAGTTGGAGAATGGTTTATAGTATGAACTCGATAAAGAAACTTTTGctagaatattattttcttgttaTACGTTAAGAATAATTAGGAGTTTCATGTTCTAGGATGCATTAAAGACAACAATAAGATAGGTCTGACCACTATTGTCGGTGGCCTCTGCATATTTGTTTCTTGTCAACTGAAAATTTACCATATTAATTTAACTATTTTCACATGAATTGTTCCACATCAGGCTAATCGCTTTCTATTGGACTTTGAACTAGCTGCTTTTtgtaaatttaatatttatttttcaatttttatTTAACAAATGTTTAGGAGTTTGTGTCAAGTTTGAAATATCTACTACTTTGTTAAGCactattttttatgaaaattctAGAATTTTACTTtgaatttatgattatttttgaaTGATCATTCGCTTGTCATTGCAGGTCAGCTAACATTGGGGTTTTTATATGTCTGAAGTGTAGTGACATTCATAGAAGTCTTGGGACAGACATTTCAAAGGTAACACTCAAGTTGTCAGGACTGACACTTGGTTAGGTTCATGTGTTTCTTAACTTAAAAGAGAAAATTGTGCTAAGCAAGGACTAAGAGAAAATTGTGCTATAAATTCACATTATCGCTTTATTACCGTAAGGTCCCCACCTTATATTAAGTTACagttttatttaattttactAGTCCAAGTATGTAGTGTAGGAACCGCTTTAAGTAACCATCACcatcactctctgtttcttccaaCTGACATCAGATACTTATTGCACTTCACATTCTTCCTCTCTGGCAGTTTTCCCTTTCTCTTCCCTTATGCCATCTCCCGATGGTGTTTTGATCCTCAATCCTTTAGCAAAACTGGCAATTTTTTTTACTGTTTAGGTTGCTTCTATGTTACTCAACTGTGGGACATGAAGGTGATGTTGGAAGATGGTatattatgttattttataaaataaatttaatacatTTGTGGTCTCTTATGTTGCACCTAGAATCAGGAGCTAACAAGACCTTATCTATGTTGCTCTTATTATTGTTTTCTCTGCTGGTGGGCCACCAAGGTGGTGGACTGAGGCTTCTTTGTCTAGGAGAAAACATGAGATGATGGTCCTGCAGGTTTAAATTTTAGGTGGCAGATGAGCCTTCAGGGCAGTGGACTGGTACTGGGAGCTAGGGCATTCGAGGGGTATTGGGAGCTTTTCAGTTTAACCTAGGGCATTTTGAGCATTGGACCAATTAGATCTGGTAAACCGAGTTTCATTTACTTGCTTTGATGAAAGTTAACCAGCAACACATTTTCATCTGAGGCTAAAAATTGAATAGTATTATACTTTACATGAAAGCAGGGGTTTCCCCAAATAAAAaacaatgagagttttcttgttatCTTAAGGCAGCCTATGTTAAACATAATGCCTATTTACTGTTGAATTCCAATTACTTGAGATGAAAAATGTGCTGCTTTCTACTAATCACATTTTAgtctttttaaataaaattttaaattcaattaGTATATAGCTGATTAGTTGAACAGAAATACGACCTAGAAGTATAGTCTAGAGCTTGGATCCAGGTTCAAAGAGAAATTTAGTTCCAAGGGACAAATTATAAATGACCTGGAACCATCCACAATTTAAGTCCTGTGAGATGCTTATTTCCTTCTCTCAGGAGTTGTGGATATATTACCTTGAATTTGAACAACTTACGAAAAGAATTTTGTAATGACTgattaatgatttatttttttcattcactGCTGTAACATTCAGGTTCTGTCAGTGACATTAGATGAATGGTCTGATGCTGACATTGAATCCATGATTGAGGTTGGTGGGAACTCTTATGCTAATTCAATCTATGAGGCTTTTCTTCCCAAGCGGTTTCCAAAACCCAAGTCAAACTCAAGTTATGAGGAGCGCAGCAAATTCATCAGGTGGTGTCTTTACCAGAGTGAATACTGTATATAAGCAAGAAAAGTGCTCATGCACAAGCATTTTCTTTTGTTGTGTAGGTCAAAGTACGAGTCACAAGAATTCTTGAAACCAAGCTTGCGTATTGTGTCCTCAAAGATGTCTTTCAATTATGTAGAACCCAAAGAGAGCTTAAACTACCGGATTGATTCCAACAATTCAAACAAGGCTGTAAGTCATGCTTTATCTGCTTCCTTCTTAGGTAAACAAAATTTCAGGACTGCCATGTTCTACACCATCTGAATTCTGCATTTGCCAAACTACTTGTTTGTATGCTTTATCAGGCATCAGCTGCTGTGTCCTTGGCAATAACCTAGTCATAAGGTTCTTGTGATGATCACAGGTAGAGATGAGGGAATTCATTGGGGATTTGAAGGTCAAGGTTGTAAGAGGCTCAAATTTAGCTGTTAGAGATATGTTTAGCAGTGATCCATATGTTGTCTTGACTCTTGGAGAGCAGGCGAGTTATCCATTTTTAGCTGAAATCCTTGGGCATTTAATCTGATATATTTATGATAACTGCCTCGATATTAAATTGGTTTTGATGTTTCTTTCCCAAATGTTAATTTGACATGGGGTTTGCTTCAGAAGGCCCAGACAACAGTAAAACCGAGCGACTTAAATCCAATATGGAACGAAGAGCTTATGCTGTCAGTTCCTCAAACATATGGCGCTTTGAAACTGGTTAGTTTGAATATGTTTGATCGATAGATATTTCTTTCTTTATCACATCGTTtacatcatattttaattttactcACTGAATGACTAGTTTATGTAACTTTTTTGTTCTTCGGAAGGAACATTTTTTATTACTC
Proteins encoded:
- the LOC135617635 gene encoding ADP-ribosylation factor GTPase-activating protein AGD12-like: MSNGYHRPEKPASGQMRKLKELMLKSDNRICADCGAQDPKWASANIGVFICLKCSDIHRSLGTDISKVLSVTLDEWSDADIESMIEVGGNSYANSIYEAFLPKRFPKPKSNSSYEERSKFIRSKYESQEFLKPSLRIVSSKMSFNYVEPKESLNYRIDSNNSNKAVEMREFIGDLKVKVVRGSNLAVRDMFSSDPYVVLTLGEQKAQTTVKPSDLNPIWNEELMLSVPQTYGALKLQVYDQDVFSADDIMGEAEVDLQPMITSAMAFGDPELLGNMQIGKWLKTSDNALISDSIVNIVDGKVKQEVSLQLQNVESGEIEVELEWIPLDE